One part of the Odontesthes bonariensis isolate fOdoBon6 chromosome 13, fOdoBon6.hap1, whole genome shotgun sequence genome encodes these proteins:
- the lingo2 gene encoding leucine-rich repeat and immunoglobulin-like domain-containing nogo receptor-interacting protein 2 produces the protein MVDCMSKVMPHTVISCWQPFLGLALVAVFVSSTLGCPSRCECSAQTKAVVCHRKRMPTIPDGIPTETRILDLSKNKMTMINPDDFVAFPGLEELDLSGNLISYVEPGAFNALFNMHSLSLKSNRIKLIPLGVFTALTNLTRLDISDNKIVILLDYMFQDLHNLKFLEVGDNDLVYISHRAFSGLISLEILTLERCNLTVVPTEALSHLHNLVSLHLRYLSISTLLPYSFKKLFRLRHLEIDNWLSLDHVPANTLHGLNLTTLFMTNTNLSSFPYQALKHLPYLTYLNLSYNRIRHIEGGMLMELVRLRELHLVGAQLTAIEPYAFQGLRGLKVLNVSHNRLDTLEKGVFQSPEALEVLLIDNNPLVCDCRLMWILQKRHSIFFGESQPECSTPEGIRGRPFKEFKETLLSYYVTCTKPKIRENKTQTITVDEGQQAILRCSADGTPRPSVSWLSPRRRVLTSRSHGRVMVHNNGTLEIKSAEMQDSGVYLCLASNTAGNDTLMTSLAVKSLGSLYANRTQYYTDPSNTTANGTSNVTLGLDLKTILVSTAMGCFTFLGVVLFCFLLLFVWSRGKGKHKNNIDVEYVPRSKSNGTNVDSAEGQAGPRRFNMKMM, from the coding sequence ATGGTGGACTGTATGAGCAAAGTCATGCCGCACACGGTCATCTCATGCTGGCAGCCTTTCCTGGGACTGGCCCTTGTGGCTGTCTTTGTGAGTTCTACCTTGGGATGTCCCTCACGCTGTGAGTGTTCAGCACAGACTAAGGCAGTTGTCTGTCACCGCAAGCGCATGCCCACCATCCCAGATGGCATCCCTACTGAGACCAGGATCCTTGACCTGAGTAAGAATAAGATGACAATGATCAACCCTGATGACTTTGTTGCCTTTCCGGGGCTTGAGGAACTTGACCTCAGTGGAAATCTTATCAGCTATGTTGAGCCTGGAGCTTTTAACGCCCTGTTTAACATGCACTCACTCAGTCTTAAGAGCAATCGTATCAAACTCATCCCTCTGGGTGTTTTCACAGCCCTAACAAATCTTACCCGACTGGATATAAGTGACAACAAGATTGTCATCCTCCTGGATTATATGTTCCAAGACTTGCATAATCTTAAATTTTTGGAAGTGGGTGACAATGATCTGGTTTATATTTCTCACCGTGCATTCAGTGGACTTATAAGCCTGGAAATACTAACCTTGGAAAGATGCAACCTTACAGTTGTACCCACAGAGGCCCTCTCCCACCTGCACAACCTAGTTAGTCTCCATCTGCGTTACCTAAGCATTAGCACTTTGCTTCCATACTCATTCAAAAAGCTTTTCCGGCTGCGTCATTTAGAAATTGATAACTGGCTTTCACTAGACCATGTCCCAGCTAACACTCTACATGGCCTAAACCTGACAACGCTGTTTATGACCAACACCAACTTGTCCTCTTTCCCCTACCAAGCCCTTAAGCATCTGCCCTATCTGACATACCTTAATCTATCTTACAACCGCATCAGGCACATTGAAGGTGGTATGTTGATGGAGCTGGTTCGGCTTCGAGAGTTGCATCTAGTTGGAGCTCAACTGACCGCTATTGAACCGTATGCCTTCCAAGGCCTGAGGGGTCTCAAGGTTCTCAATGTCTCCCACAACCGACTGGACACACTGGAGAAGGGTGTATTTCAGTCTCCTGAGGCTCTGGAGGTTCTTCTGATTGACAACAACCCCTTAGTGTGTGACTGTCGTCTCATGTGGATCCTACAGAAAAGGCACTCCATCTTCTTTGGGGAATCTCAGCCAGAGTGTAGCACACCTGAGGGCATCCGTGGACGACCTTTTAAGGAGTTTAAGGAGACTCTTCTGTCTTATTATGTGACATGTACCAAGCCAAAAATTCGTGAGAATAAAACGCAAACTATTACAGTAGATGAGGGCCAACAGGCGATATTACGCTGTAGTGCTGATGGGACACCAAGGCCCAGTGTGTCTTGGTTGTCCCCACGTCGACGTGTGCTAACAAGTAGGAGCCATGGAAGAGTGATGGTCCACAACAATGGCACACTGGAGATAAAGTCAGCAGAGATGCAAGACAGCGGAGTGTACCTTTGCCTTGCCTCCAACACTGCTGGGAATGACACCCTAATGACTTCATTAGCAGTGAAAAGTCTGGGATCATTGTATGCTAACAGGACCCAGTACTACACAGATCCCAGCAATACCACTGCCAATGGGACATCCAACGTGACCCTCGGTTTGGACCTGAAGACTATATTAGTTTCAACAGCTATGGGTTGTTTCACGTTCTTGGGAGTGGTCTTATTTTGCTTCCTGCTCCTTTTTGTTTGGAGCAGAGGAAAaggaaaacataaaaacaacatagATGTTGAGTATGTGCCACGGTCAAAGTCCAATGGCACTAATGTTGATTCAGCCGAGGGACAAGCTGGTCCTCGTcgttttaacatgaaaatgatgtga